One part of the Streptomyces sp. AM 2-1-1 genome encodes these proteins:
- a CDS encoding acyl-CoA dehydrogenase family protein gives MSAPQAPQDLPERPDATGGATGPAARTRPQRTRVTEREARRVAEDARERDWHRPSFAKELFLGRLRLDLIHPHPLPADEDVRRGEEFLSRLRAFCLDHVDGALIEREARIPDEVIAGLKKLGALGMKIEPKYGGLGLTQVYYNRALALAGSASPAVGALLSAHQSIGVPQPLKMFGTQEQKDTFLPRLASTDISAFLLTEPDVGSDPARLATTAVPDGDSYVLDGVKLWTTNGVVADLLVVMARVPEGPEHRGGITAFVVEADSPGITVEHRNAFMGLRGIENGVTRFHRVRVPAAHRIGPEGAGLKIALTTLNTGRLSLPAMCVGVGKWSLKIAREWSAAREQWGRPVARHEAVGAKISFIAATTFALEAVVDLASQMADEDRNDIRIEAALAKLYGSEMGWRISDELVQIRGGRGFETADSLAARGERAVPAEQMLRDMRINRIFEGSTEIMHLLIAREAVDAHLTVAGDLVDPDKPLADKARAGAAAAGFYARWLPKLVAGPGQLPSSYPEFRPAGHPDLSHHLRYAERAARRLARSTFYAMSRWQGRMETKQGFLGRTVDIGAELFAMSAACVRAELLRSRGEHGREAYQLADAFCQQARLRTEELFGRLWANTDTLDRRVVDRVLAGSYTWLEEGVIDPSGDGPWIADAAPGPARGENARRPYR, from the coding sequence ATGTCCGCACCGCAGGCCCCGCAGGACCTCCCCGAGCGCCCCGACGCGACCGGTGGGGCCACCGGTCCCGCCGCCCGCACCCGTCCGCAGCGGACCCGGGTCACCGAACGCGAGGCGCGCCGCGTCGCGGAGGACGCCCGGGAGCGGGACTGGCACCGGCCCAGCTTCGCCAAGGAGCTCTTCCTCGGCCGCCTCCGCCTCGACCTGATCCACCCGCACCCGCTGCCCGCCGACGAGGACGTCCGGCGCGGCGAGGAGTTCCTCTCCCGACTGCGCGCGTTCTGCCTCGACCACGTGGACGGCGCCCTCATCGAACGCGAGGCGCGCATCCCCGACGAGGTGATCGCCGGACTCAAGAAGCTCGGCGCGCTCGGTATGAAGATCGAACCGAAGTACGGCGGCCTCGGCCTCACCCAGGTCTACTACAACCGGGCCCTCGCCCTGGCCGGCTCGGCCAGCCCCGCGGTGGGCGCGCTGCTCTCGGCCCACCAGTCGATCGGCGTACCGCAGCCACTGAAGATGTTCGGCACCCAGGAGCAGAAGGACACCTTCCTGCCCCGGCTCGCGAGCACCGACATCTCGGCGTTCCTGCTCACCGAGCCCGACGTCGGCTCCGACCCCGCCCGGCTCGCCACCACCGCCGTGCCGGACGGCGACTCCTACGTCCTGGACGGCGTGAAGCTCTGGACCACCAACGGGGTCGTCGCCGACCTGCTGGTCGTCATGGCCCGGGTCCCCGAGGGGCCGGAGCACCGGGGCGGCATCACTGCTTTCGTCGTCGAGGCGGACTCACCCGGCATCACCGTTGAGCACCGCAACGCCTTCATGGGACTGCGCGGGATCGAGAACGGCGTCACCCGCTTCCACCGGGTGAGGGTCCCCGCCGCCCACCGCATCGGCCCCGAGGGCGCCGGACTCAAGATCGCGCTGACCACGCTCAACACGGGCCGGCTCTCCCTGCCGGCCATGTGCGTCGGCGTGGGCAAGTGGTCCCTGAAGATCGCCCGCGAATGGTCGGCGGCGCGCGAGCAGTGGGGCAGGCCGGTCGCCCGCCACGAGGCGGTCGGCGCGAAGATCTCGTTCATCGCCGCCACCACCTTCGCCCTGGAAGCCGTGGTCGACCTCGCCTCCCAGATGGCCGACGAGGACCGCAACGACATCCGCATCGAGGCAGCCCTCGCCAAGCTCTACGGCTCCGAGATGGGCTGGCGCATCTCCGACGAACTCGTGCAGATCCGTGGCGGCCGCGGCTTCGAGACCGCCGACTCCCTCGCCGCCCGCGGCGAACGGGCCGTCCCCGCCGAACAGATGCTCCGCGACATGCGGATCAACCGCATCTTCGAGGGCTCGACCGAGATCATGCACCTGCTGATCGCCCGGGAGGCGGTCGACGCCCACCTCACGGTGGCCGGCGACCTCGTCGACCCCGACAAGCCGCTCGCCGACAAGGCCAGGGCCGGCGCGGCGGCGGCCGGCTTCTACGCCCGCTGGCTGCCGAAGCTGGTCGCCGGTCCGGGCCAGCTCCCCTCCTCGTACCCGGAGTTCCGTCCCGCCGGTCATCCGGACCTCTCGCACCACCTGCGGTACGCCGAGCGCGCCGCGCGCCGGCTGGCCCGCTCCACCTTCTACGCCATGTCGCGCTGGCAGGGCCGGATGGAGACCAAGCAGGGCTTCCTGGGCCGGACCGTCGACATCGGCGCCGAGCTCTTCGCGATGAGCGCCGCCTGCGTCCGCGCCGAACTTCTGCGCAGCCGCGGCGAACACGGCCGCGAGGCCTACCAGCTCGCCGACGCCTTCTGCCAGCAGGCCCGGCTCAGGACGGAGGAGCTGTTCGGCCGCCTCTGGGCCAACACCGACACGCTCGACCGGCGCGTGGTCGACCGGGTCCTCGCGGGTTCGTACACGTGGCTGGAGGAGGGAGTCATCGACCCCAGCGGCGACGGCCCCTGGATCGCGGACGCCGCTCCGGGGCCGGCCCGGGGCGAGAACGCCCGCCGCCCCTACCGCTGA
- a CDS encoding aldehyde dehydrogenase family protein — protein MTSTHAFWLAGRRATGEDSFDVTNPWDGRLVGTVSVPTDAQTEEAVAAAHAVREEFAATPAHVRVAALDHVVRRLVERTEEIARLISAENGKPVKWARGEVGRAVSVFRFAAEEARRFNGGDAQRLDTDAGGTGRLGLTRRFPRGTVLGIAPFNFPLNLSAHKVAPALAVGAPIILKPAPATPISSLILGELLAETDLPAGSWSVLTVPNDRMPALVQDERLPVISFTGSGPVGYSIMESVPRKHCTLELGGNGAAVVLGDYASEEDLDWAATRIATFSNYQGGQSCISVQRVIVDASLHDRLVPKIVAATEALITGDPSDDATDVGPLVSEAAAERVASWVDEAVAAGAELLTGGTRDGATYAPTVLTGLPDTTTLAREEVFGPVLSIQKVDGEAEAFAAVNSSKYGLQAGVFTHDLQAAFRAHRALEVGGVIIGDVPSYRADQMPYGGAKQSGVGREGVRYAMEDYTYERVLVLTGLAL, from the coding sequence ATGACCTCCACCCACGCCTTCTGGCTGGCCGGCCGCCGGGCCACCGGCGAGGACAGCTTCGACGTCACCAACCCGTGGGACGGCCGGCTCGTCGGCACCGTCAGCGTGCCGACCGACGCGCAGACCGAGGAGGCCGTCGCCGCCGCGCACGCCGTTCGCGAGGAGTTCGCCGCGACCCCCGCACACGTCCGGGTCGCCGCGCTCGACCACGTCGTACGCCGCCTCGTGGAGCGCACCGAGGAGATCGCCCGGCTCATCTCCGCCGAGAACGGCAAGCCGGTCAAGTGGGCCCGCGGCGAGGTCGGCCGCGCCGTCTCCGTCTTCCGCTTCGCCGCCGAGGAGGCCCGCCGCTTCAACGGCGGCGACGCGCAGCGGCTGGACACCGACGCCGGTGGCACCGGGCGCCTGGGTCTCACCCGCCGCTTCCCGCGCGGCACGGTCCTCGGCATCGCGCCGTTCAACTTCCCGCTCAACCTGAGCGCCCACAAGGTCGCCCCCGCCCTCGCCGTCGGCGCCCCGATCATCCTCAAGCCCGCGCCGGCCACCCCGATCTCCTCGCTGATCCTCGGCGAGCTGCTCGCCGAGACGGACCTGCCGGCCGGTTCCTGGTCCGTGCTGACGGTCCCGAACGACCGGATGCCCGCCCTCGTCCAGGACGAGCGGCTGCCGGTGATCTCCTTCACCGGCTCCGGCCCGGTCGGCTACTCGATCATGGAGTCGGTGCCGCGCAAGCACTGCACCCTGGAGCTCGGCGGCAACGGCGCGGCCGTCGTCCTCGGCGACTACGCCTCGGAGGAGGACCTGGACTGGGCCGCGACCCGGATCGCGACCTTCTCCAACTACCAGGGCGGCCAGTCCTGCATCTCGGTGCAGCGGGTCATCGTCGACGCCTCGCTCCACGACCGCCTCGTCCCGAAGATCGTCGCCGCGACCGAGGCCCTGATCACCGGCGACCCCTCCGACGACGCCACCGACGTCGGCCCGCTCGTCAGCGAGGCCGCCGCCGAGCGCGTCGCGTCCTGGGTCGACGAGGCGGTCGCAGCGGGCGCCGAACTCCTCACCGGCGGCACGCGCGACGGCGCCACCTACGCGCCGACCGTCCTGACCGGGCTCCCCGACACGACGACCCTCGCCCGCGAGGAGGTCTTCGGGCCGGTCCTCTCGATCCAGAAGGTGGACGGCGAGGCGGAGGCGTTCGCGGCCGTCAATTCCTCGAAGTACGGCCTCCAGGCGGGTGTCTTCACGCACGACCTGCAGGCGGCCTTCCGCGCCCACCGCGCCCTGGAGGTCGGTGGCGTGATCATCGGTGACGTCCCCTCGTACCGGGCCGACCAGATGCCGTACGGCGGTGCCAAGCAGTCCGGGGTGGGCCGCGAGGGAGTCCGCTACGCCATGGAGGACTACACCTACGAGCGCGTCCTGGTCCTGACCGGCCTCGCTCTCTGA